In the genome of Arachis hypogaea cultivar Tifrunner chromosome 9, arahy.Tifrunner.gnm2.J5K5, whole genome shotgun sequence, the window aattagtaataattataataaataattatatttttatttgattaatccCAAATTAAATGGAGACTGACATAAGGTTCAACAAAATTGGATAAGGACCTATTTGTTCAAAGTTGTTAAAAAAATCTGTCAAATTCATGTGTTTTAGTAGGATAGGACAAGCTGGCTCGCACGAGccaaaagttattttattttatttttaattaaataaaagagtgattagtactataaaaattaataattatatactttttaaacatatttttttattttttatttttttagttattatttttatttatttgattattaactattaaattggaatttaaaagtCGGTGATATAAACATCCCTAAAAGATGCGAAAGACAAATTCActcttaaaagatttaaaaatttgacaaaaatgtcCAAACATTAATTGATCACATATCCATGAACAAAAAACACTTACATGACTAATagaattaataacttggctaattTCATAATTACATGACATTAttactttaaaataataattacatgATTAATAGAATTGATGACTTGACTtatgtaattattattttaaaataatcaataatgCCATGTAATTATAGAATTAGCTaagtcaaatttttaaatattttaggaGATAATTTGTCTTTCAAAGAAATTTTTATCGGCACCAAAAATTTTAGGGTTCTAATTTGatacttaattttaaaataaataaagttaataactaaaaaaagaataaaataaaaaaaaatgaaaaatatgtgtttaaaaaattatataactatTAATTTTTGTAGCAATAAttattctttatttaataaaaaataaaataaaataaccttTGTTCCGGCAATCCAGTTCCGCCAAAATCCGCAGGTTACATTGTGCTGGTTCAACATATTTGACgcatttttttaacaattttataatttttgtctCGTATCAGTATTCATTCAATTTGGGATTGTTAACGCAATATATAATAGACTGTTCATCCACTTAATGATCATATATGCATTTTTCATTAACCTTTAATATTGGATTCTATGAAAAATTTGCGTTGTCCCAAAACTTGCAAAGATAGAAAtcgatttcaaatttttaatttttagaaataatTCTATTGGTGTTTACACTTAAAATCATTATAGGTGGTGCATTATAAAACTACTGCGTGTGTGAAAAATGTGTTGTCTCTGATATGCCGTTCATAGCTGCATTGTGATGAAAACCAAGAGGATCCTGTTTCCATTATTTTGCATAAAATTATAACTTGACCTTTGAATTACCACGATGAacaaaaaacaacaaaacaaaaaacccAACGTAGTACTAATATCATAgatttttcaaagtctttttTTTATACTTCTTACTATATATGTTTAATCATTTCTTATTATGTAAGTATCCAACCGAaaatcatataataataatattaatatagatattattattattacgaaGAGAGATCAAGTGACATGATTACTAAGAAGCCATGTGTGTTATTCAAAAAGTTAAGAAGAAATATGGAGTTAAAAGTTTTTAGTGCCTTTATTCAAGTGGAAGAAGTTTTGTTGGTCACTTTTTTTTGTAGACAatataataattttcaaaattatgtctatcTTCGAAGCTATTGCATTGGTCTCAATGCTCTCTTTCTTCTATCTTTGTTGTCACTGTAGCTTCTAATTAGTTAATCTcgcacagtttttttttttttaaatttataatgaaCAAGTTATTTGGAACACTATTATTCATCTAtaagattttgtttttatagcttgatATCTtttaatatacattgaaaattaatttgtgaGCAACCCGGCCctaatcaaaaaattattttagaaatgaCCAATAATAAAATCACATAGGAAAAAAATCACGTAAATTAAAGATTTAGCTAATAAGTATTCAATTCATTTATTATCATATAAGAAATGTATaataaaagttatatttttttcaaaataaataatattgagTGGTGCTCCTAAAATACTTAAAACTTACATTAAAAGCGTGTTGAACCTCTACATAATTATTGCAAGTCATCATCATGGAAGTTTATTATGAGTTGACAAAAGTCAACCACAAAAATTTAACATTTTCACATTGGAACCCTCTTAATGCATGGatatacttataattttttttttgcagtgaATAAAATAGTTGAACACTTTATTATTGCAACAGATTGAAAAGGAAGTCAATGTGATTGGGGTGACACGCTACAATATATGTTAACCTTGGTGTTCGTAAGTTTAAATTCCTGTTTTGTGTACGGTCCaccattttttttttagttttatgcaTCGAGGATATTTATTTGGATTAGGTGATTCCTTAATtcgttatgattttttttatttttctttttttcacacCGAAATTCAATATTTGTAAGTCAAAATTatagtttagttaaaaatttatattttatattttacattttttaccgaattaataatttataagtcaaaattaatattttatattttttttcatactgAAATTCAATCTTTGTAAATCAaaattagtataatctagttaaaaatccatattttatattttacaatttttacctaattaataatttataagtcAAAATTAATATAGTCTGAGTTAAATGtctgtattttgtattttgtaattTTACTAAGCTAAATTTGTCTCTCATACTCATCAATGTGgcaaaaataaatattgttttgaATGTTCTTTCAATTTGATATGAGGACAAAGGTAGAATGCCATTATTGGAAAAAAATGGCCAACAAAAACAAAACTTATTCTACTTCGACGAAGACATTAAAAACTTCCAAATTACAATTCTAAGTAGACTAGCCAATATGTTACCACAAAAGAAGTCCCAATTTCCAAAGCCTTAGACAACaatttaattatatctaattaATTACCATCAAAATAACGAAAAAGAGAATTCCTTGACTCTCCATCACAATGCTGCTATGAATGATGTATCAGAGGTAAGCACATTTTTCACACATGTGGCAGTAATGCACCACTTATTAACAGTATCACATGATGATTTTGAGTGTAAGTACCATAGAATTTTGAATTTTCCTGAACATTAAGTTTggttggaaaaaaaataaatagaaaaaataaataaaaatgaataaaaaatgatatttttttgtttggttataaaataaataagaagaaaagaaaatttttgtaTAGGtctcactaatttttttttcatcacaaacaaaaaaacaaaaaaattgatatatttttgtatttttagttatactcttagttatattattattaataattattaatataaatttagttttaatatattattataatagagattcatatttaaacattatatattagataaataatataaattaaatatataaaattataatattttataatatttataaaatataataaaatataaataaataaaaatatttatactttattttatgataagagattaatataattttatattattataatttttttctcattttttttcatttaaacaaattttttatttttatttatttgctattCATCCAAATAACACAcaaataatttcatttttttttattttctttcttcttattttttttattttttttcctatatCCAAACAAACACAAAATATCTCTTGCTTGCTAGCCACTTAGACACTATGCTACTAGTCTACtacaaaataataacaataaatgtaAACATCATAACCCGGTTGAAAAAGACCCATGTAGTGATTGGCTCATCTCTAATTTATTTGCCCAATCGTTATTTCTTTCCCCACTTTTATTCTTTATTCATAAACTTTTACCATTGACATTGTAAATTAGACCAGCAGAATTAGAAGATGGAATTTGAACATTCTAAGCTAAACTTAAAGAATTCACCTACCGACTATTATTTTATTGCGCCACCATTTAGCTACGACTACTAcacattatttaatttattatattacaaATAGGCATCGCTTAACATCATCATCGGTGAATTTAAATGGTTATTTGAGCCAGTCATTATGTGAACCATTCTTCTCTACAAAGGAAAAAACAATGGAGGGAAAGTCAATACCAACAACTATGGCTATGAATGCACAGAGAGGAAGAGCATCATCAAGGGATACAACAAAGGGAAACTGGGTTGAAGAGATGCGAGGTTCTCTAATGGTTGTAGCAACGGTTATTGCAACCCTAACTTTCCAAATTGCAATCAACCCCCCAGGGGGTGTTTGGCAACAGGACTCAAATAACCAACAGGGTTGTGCTTCTGGAAACACCTGCAAAGCTGGCACTTCTGTTTTGGCCACTTCCTCTCATGACAAAAACCAACGCTTGAAATACGAAATTTTCATACTCTTGTGCACTGTTTCTTTCACTGCATCACAGACTGTGATTCTTTTTCTGCTTACTGGCTTTCAGCTGCGGAATAGGCTGGTCATGTGGTTGTTGATTCTTGTTATGTGCCTCTCGGTTATTTGCTTGGCTGGGGCTTATGTGATCTCCATTTGGATGGTCATGAAGCCACTTGACAAGTTGATTAACAAAATCACCTTGTATTATGCCTTGTTTTGGGCTGGATTGGTTACTCTGCTTTGTCTCGCACTCTTGCTTCGCTTTCTCATCTGGCTGTTCAAGGCGTTCTTCCGGTTTTTATGTTGCTGCTAGTGAATGTAACTAATTTGAGCTTTCAGAATCAATTTACTGGTATGTTCAGAACCTAAATTTTGTTGTATATTCAATAACTTATTAGTCAGGGAGagaattttgtaaaattcagaaataaaaagtGTATGTcctttttatataaattagaacATATTTAGTAGTGGTTGATtgttttaagttaatatttgtgctaaTAATTTATAATGATTTTATAAATAGTTTGTATCTTGTATTCATTAGACATGTAATTCAATACACTTATACACATAAATCCATTTGCTTAGTTTTTTTTCTCTGAGTTCTAACATAATTGTTAAGCCGTTAAAAGATTATATAGTAATACGGTGAGTAGATGCATCATTTGTGTGGAGAATCGTCTGCCGAAGTGCGTTGACGCTTAAAAGATGAGTCAACTTCAACTTGGTTGAAACTTTAGGAATATGATAAAT includes:
- the LOC112708907 gene encoding uncharacterized protein — encoded protein: MEGKSIPTTMAMNAQRGRASSRDTTKGNWVEEMRGSLMVVATVIATLTFQIAINPPGGVWQQDSNNQQGCASGNTCKAGTSVLATSSHDKNQRLKYEIFILLCTVSFTASQTVILFLLTGFQLRNRLVMWLLILVMCLSVICLAGAYVISIWMVMKPLDKLINKITLYYALFWAGLVTLLCLALLLRFLIWLFKAFFRFLCCC